aaaaagcaagaaGAAAGGATTTAAACtttcatatatatcatcCTCTCTCTATGCAAAAACATAAACAGAAAAAGGTTTACGTTCAAAATTATTGAGCCAGCTCGTAACATCGggtgtataaaatataatatatatatgtaaacattgCTGCacatacacaaaaaaagatacatttttcatattaaaaaaaacaaagggacaaataattatgtgaaattaaacaaaaaaaaaaaaaaaaaaatatgaatggtatatatattcatcatattggaaaaaaagtgtacttttgcacatatgtacaaattGCTACTTTGCCTTAATTGTTAAAATGTTGACAGCttgaacttttttttgataatctTCATGAGATATTTTGTACACGTTCTTAATGACATCTCTACATAAAGGACAACAGGGAAAAGAGTCCTTcaattttaaagaattaaatatCATTGATCTTATACATATTTCGCAAAAGCCACCATGCATACACGGGTGTAAGACAACGTTTTTGAATCGCTCATCACAAATTTCACAATATTCTAACGTTAACAGGACTGAATTgttcaaattattattacttttataagTGTTTTCCTCATTACTACTGttatcatttttcttattattgttattcgacgattttttaaaaatgctctttttatttaaatattttttgttaaacaCATTCTTTAAATTAAAGACCTTATTTTTCTTGATTCCTCGTTTTTTTTCATCcctgttattattatcatcatcattatcattGGCTGAGTTGGAGATACCGTTATATTTACTTTCCATCCTTCCCAGATTACTGTCTTCTTCAGTTGTTTCATGATACATATGTTCATTTACACGAACTAATGTAcacttttttacatttttttttttattttcaattatatagaatttctttcttttcggTCTATTTGGCGGGAAATCTTCAAAATTCGTTAAGCGAACCTGTTCTAGGTATGAATCATTCAAGATATCAATAAACAATACCACAGTTGTTACAATTACTGTAATAACCGTTGCCTTACTTAAatttaatagaataaaaatgcatgcgaataatatatttattccaaATAAGAactcatatacatattgtaAGGAATAAGATATGGCAgaacaattattattatcatgtGTTACGGAATAATTCCTACATaccttataaaatatataagatataAAACAGCATAATGACACAtaccatataaaatattgaaaatgataattaaaaatgggATCGATATCATGTAACCACCATATTATGCAACCATcacttaatattatttcgataaataatattgtacTAATAGACCACATATACTTGGCtaaatatttccttttacTTTCTATTGATAATCTAAAATTtctaaaacataaaaatagaacaaaGTCGTACAGAATTCTAGATAAAATAAGCGCTATACgcaaacagaaaaaaaacatggttaatatcaaaaataatttactaaCTTTCAAATGTTTTCttgaaaatacaaataaaaatataaaattatttccaCTGTTATGAGCTTTAGTCATTATGTCTTtacatgaatataaaatGGATTCTCTTACTCGGTAAAtgaacatttttcttttttttaattcatcaaacatttttatagaattttcaattaatttttcttttctttttttttcattactttCGCTGTGGTTATCTAATATATTCTCACATGGtacatttaatttgttcataactgtacacatattattatgtaacatataatttcctttatttatttcttctgtAACCATATCATTCGTTAACATTGCATTATTCATTTCCCTTTCATCcatttgaaacaaaaaattatttaaaaagttattgttataattagaTTCAATCAACAGTAATTGATTATCTAAAacttttattcttaataaattattgtataataaaatgaattcaATACTAAAAAGTGctagcaataaaaaaataaataaaattgttctaatacctttatttaaattatattcatcTAAATTTGGTTTTAATTCATATCCTAATAATTTACCAATAAAACATctttgataaaaatttagtTCATGCACATCATCAATTTCATATTCACTTTCATTTGCATTTGTATTGGCTTGAGCATTTCTTAAATCTCTGATTGTTAAAACATAGTAATCTAGTTCTTCTGCGTTTGATACAACTCGTCGTGAATTTCCTCTATTGTCACTTAAAACATCAACTGCATTATTAAGACTTGAAATACGTTCATTTTGTCTTTCTGTGTTTCTGATATCTTCATCGGAAActa
This genomic interval from Plasmodium brasilianum strain Bolivian I chromosome 13, whole genome shotgun sequence contains the following:
- a CDS encoding zinc finger protein, with translation MKDNVQNTDDSDEKKKGIFCSVHILETENEITNSNSKDDRVHTFCSDESSNVILHDMQEDELSSDLSKTLIRDVEIDNSKLQNKYQIICLHASENKYMNVRNNEHNQNIYCNSSNNNNNINSSNNNNNNSTNNDINNSNNINNENRNVVASNNLYSANDDIPRDRLNNEMDIKRNYNSENEILNNNHIGNHVSNDINTVYVNDPYVRDIRNSNNNNNNNNNNNNNNNNNNNNNNNNNNNNNNNNNNNNNNNNNNSNSNNNNNNNSNDYNNVNGNNYNVSSDNNNDNYREGDNSCPINYSGKNENEQERDSNIFPNRLQNVNNMSHPATNESVTRQEINEVPSNVTENLYLRGNNLEDGGILHSNIVNDFLPAENDRPNGTAPMSNNFIEIVSDEDIRNTERQNERISSLNNAVDVLSDNRGNSRRVVSNAEELDYYVLTIRDLRNAQANTNANESEYEIDDVHELNFYQRCFIGKLLGYELKPNLDEYNLNKGIRTILFIFLLLALFSIEFILLYNNLLRIKVLDNQLLLIESNYNNNFLNNFLFQMDEREMNNAMLTNDMVTEEINKGNYMLHNNMCTVMNKLNVPCENILDNHSESNEKKRKEKLIENSIKMFDELKKRKMFIYRVRESILYSCKDIMTKAHNSGNNFIFLFVFSRKHLKVSKLFLILTMFFFCLRIALILSRILYDFVLFLCFRNFRLSIESKRKYLAKYMWSISTILFIEIILSDGCIIWWLHDIDPIFNYHFQYFIWYVSLCCFISYIFYKVCRNYSVTHDNNNCSAISYSLQYVYEFLFGINILFACIFILLNLSKATVITVIVTTVVLFIDILNDSYLEQVRLTNFEDFPPNRPKRKKFYIIENKKKNVKKCTLVRVNEHMYHETTEEDSNLGRMESKYNGISNSANDNDDDNNNRDEKKRGIKKNKVFNLKNVFNKKYLNKKSIFKKSSNNNNKKNDNSSNEENTYKSNNNLNNSVLLTLEYCEICDERFKNVVLHPCMHGGFCEICIRSMIFNSLKLKDSFPCCPLCRDVIKNVYKISHEDYQKKVQAVNILTIKAK